The genome window TTAGTATGAAAATAGTAGTTctagtatatttttaaaaatatattaaggatgtttattaaaaacttttagactgaaaataataaaacaaaaattaaatggttattttagaatatttttgacCCAATAGAAATATTATTCtctcttttatataatatttattatatataaataattttaaactataagTTCCTTCTTATCAATTTCTTcaaagaagaaattttaaaaaattatgaaaatagtgaagaaatttacatttatttatataagagTGTTCATTAGACAATGTGAGATTAAAATTTGGTAGTATAAAGAATtatctaatataattttaaaaagcaaggactaaaagaataatttatcaaatgtgAAAACAAATGCTTAAAATGAATATTACTGGCAAAAAACTATAATGTGAACGCGCTGAAGGCGAATGGGGCTAAGCGAACTGCTGAAGCTATGGGATGTAAAAATGCATTGGTAGGGGAGTGTTCTATCTTAGGGGAAGCACTCGCCAGAGTAGGAATAGACGAAACGAAAGCAAGAATGTCGGCTTGTGTAACATAAACATTAGTGAGAATCTAAAGCCTTGAAAACCCAAGGGTTCCTCCGCAAGGTTCGTCCACGGAGAGTGAGTCAAGGCCTAAGATCAAACCGAAATACGTGAACAAGTGAATATTCTCGTACTACCTATTGTTGGTCTCGAGGGAAGGAGGATGCTAAGGatgatatatttattacaattttaatttgaatttttttttgtaataaaagACCTGACCCTAAAACTGTGATCGattaaaatatccttttaaattaaaatatatttaaaatttgatacaaatatatatttatttattgaaattttaatttaaaagatctCTTCGGCTACTTTTGAAggtttatagttttaaaaagcTAATAAAGTAGGGTTTTTTTCCTTTCATGAGTTTATTAGTagacaattgaataaattatgaatatacaTAAGGATAATCATAATTATCCAATTCATGGAAAAAGTCCAACTTACACAACATATTTCCTCAAACAGCTTCGCTTCCAAGTTCTTTTTGAAGTTCAAAGTAACCCATTTCTGTTAAAACTTTGGTACATTCGGGAAGAGCGTCCTTTTTTTTAAACCCAAGGTTGTTGGCAAAGCGAATTTCACCCGAAACCCCATCCAATGTGGTGAGAACCACCCTGGCTTTCCTCCACTCTTCGGTGGGATCATTGCAATCTGATCTGGGACTCTTCACTAGCATTACATCACAATCTGATTCTTCATAATCGCCCGTCACTTGGATTTTATAGTTTCCTTTATCACCGGCCGTTATTTCTGGACTTTGATAAGTGATCTTTTCGTCGGTACGATTCCTACATTCTAACCTCACCGTTGCACCTGCCaattatataaatagtaaatatatttaaaaatttttgtcgACCTAATTATTtcgtttaaaattaaaacattagatCGTATACCGGGAATAGGTTCGCTGATAGATGTCTCAAATTCAACACGACAAGTGTCGCAATAAACATGACCTAAGACCTCGAATCTCATTTGTTGATTGGATGATGGAGCTGGAGCTGGAGCTGAAGCTGAAGCATAGGCAAAGCTGAGTGAGGAGAAAAtgcaaataaataaggaaagaaGGGAGATCACAGAAGCTTTTgccatttctttctctttctttctatAAACCTTTTGTTCTTTCTTAACTTATCAAAGCTggttaaaaatggtaaatttatagaGAGGGATTTACTTAGTTTGGGCTAGGGTTGTTATTCAACTTCTCTATTTTTAGGGACTTGGTTGGTTGCTGTTAGGAGGGAGACTCGCTGCCTTCTCAttcttaattatttcttaataattgattaaataaagagATGGTTTCgcataaattattgattaaaaaaagaagaagctaaacttataattattaaaagggataaatctcaaaattatacatgaattttaatttaattaatgtgcagttgatacatgaactttaatttggtgcaattatacacgcaaaactctaattgtggttcaaacATATACTCGAAacgttaattttaatttaaccatacacatttaaagaaataaacacattaatttatttttatattgggtaaatataattatttaagtatgcaatatataaatataaaatgatgctacattaataattgtatcaataatttacaagaattggatcaattaaattttcatgtatacAATGACACATTAAGCCatagttcatgtatagttttgagatttatttataattgaaaaaccaacaataaaaaaggataaatcccaaaagaataaaaaaacttaccaatctaaattttgttcaataaatCCAAATCTAGAACTAAAATCAATGCTGAAATCAAATCTTTCACCATTTTCAAAAGATCgaaataaaacaagttaatcagataattataattaattatgaattaaaattaaagctaATCTAGACATAAAGTATTTTCTTACAACCCTTCCATCTTATGTCTAAAAGCTCGAAGAATAAATATGATCttcgaataaaataataataatctcacaatttataaatttataaatttattgcacTTATCATTAAAAACCTTAGGGCAACCGAGTGGtcgattttttgaatttaagcCAAATTCTTTGAGAAGATTTTCTTGGCCCACAATCTTTACGTTTTCGTGCTAGAAAAGCAAGTAAGGTTGATCTTTGGGGTGTTTTTATGCATTAGGTCAAATATTGCCTTTTTAAGGGTGTAAATCAACACAACTTTCGATGAATTATTTGTAAACTGTTTGTATAACATTCGTTTATATCTGTTTACTAAGTTATAAATAAGcataaaccaattttttatgTTCGTTTAATAAAAGAACGAACACGAATAGAGGTGTGTTCGGTTTGTTTATATTTACGAACAAGCTTGTTTATTGGCTCGTTTATAAGCTCGCTTATTGActcgtttatttattaataatattttcttataaaaatattaaaataatatttgggcatgtatgtatttattgtttgtttgtttattactCATTaacattattcgtaaatatgtTCAATCATATGTTTATGAATATGTTCGTTTAATGTTCGTGAACATGTTCGATTAAGTTAAATGAATATGTTCGTGAACATAAAACAAACGATCATGAacacacataattttaaataaacgacaatgaacaaaaaaattgaaatttttgcgAACACAAACTGAACAcgaacaaacttaaaaataaacaaacgagcATGGACATATGCTTATTTgtttaaactcaaattatttaCAGCCCTACCCCTTCTAcgattgtttttatttatttattaatttttatttctttcgttTGGCTATCAACTTATTTTTCTTCCCAAAGAATGAGATTCTGAGAACAAATAGAGGAAACAATAAATTTCACCTcaagattttgaagaaaaaatcgAGAATCATCGCTTTGataatgtgttataaaataaataaataataacgaaaataaagaatgtaacaccccttacccgtattcgatgccggaatagggtacgaggtattaccagaacaCACACACTTATAACCATATTAAATcgagttgtaaaatttcatctaagctaaaacttttaaattgttATTCTTAATTCGCTAATTAGGGCTTACGTAGCCCaatatactcacaatctttcatttcctcgtcgtatgaatttaaaaatttccatttacTTATTGAATTCATCACGAATACCTGAATTGATCTGTATCATTACATATTCCCATGTCGTCACATTTTCCTATTTAACTattgtaatatatcaattattCAATATCTTATAAGCTAAGTGTCACATATACTTTATCCATTCATCTCCCATACAACTATCAATATTAGCTACAAAGATAGAACAAATTTTCTCATTCGatgttaaataaaaacatattacttCATTACCAACTACCCTTACTAAATATACACCTTAAATTAGCCCAAGTGTTTAACTattcacccatgacataaatatattttatctattattgcgAATATAAATGTGCTACccaaatcataattcacctcacatagtaactaagttaatttttatcatttgtcaaataaattacaaaacaaattatataacaaaatatagatacattttaaacctCACCAATAAACAAATTCTTATGGCATTAAATAATTATCACGCATCAAAGACAAACGTATTTGATatttccatcacataaaccGGATTAATCAGTGCAACCTCAATAATGTAATCATCCTTTTAACTTACCTAACCAAGCCAAATTATACCATCATCTCACACATAGAATGACCCACCTATCATACTTCTCAATTATGTCACTTAATAGACCAAATATACCTAACCTTTATCATCATGATCAATCCACAACCAAAATACATCCATATATCTAAATtaccacacacatatatatataccatacacacatactataaaactttattttccccatgagcttaaaccatgaccaataatgcacaaatataagtatcatttctatttcatcgtttatcaattataatcgaacatatgaccaattatagacaaatcattcatatattctccaattttcctcctcctcctctccattccacatccttaatgtgtataatacATTTAAGCAACATTTTCCATACTATCACTATTttcctgtatgtaaattcaagctgtctatctgagtcagagtcactaatttatttatatctcgagctacagagctccaaattaatatccataaatttttcctgaaactagactcacatatcttcttaccataaaattttcaaaatttttggtgtaTCCAATAAGTaaagtttattctttaaagtttcccctgttgcactgctcgacagttctgacctctcttcactaaaaattgattatctcattgtacagaattcaaatggtATTCCTGTTTATTTctcatgaaaatagactcaagtaggattctaaaaatataaggtttaacccataattaattttgtacaatttttaatgattttcca of Gossypium raimondii isolate GPD5lz chromosome 3, ASM2569854v1, whole genome shotgun sequence contains these proteins:
- the LOC105789880 gene encoding anther-specific protein LAT52-like isoform X2, with translation MEEGLELVFHILASTSAPAPAPSSNQQMRFEVLGHVYCDTCRVEFETSISEPIPGATVRLECRNRTDEKITYQSPEITAGDKGNYKIQVTGDYEESDCDVMLVKSPRSDCNDPTEEWRKARVVLTTLDGVSGEIRFANNLGFKKKDALPECTKVLTEMGYFELQKELGSEAV
- the LOC105789880 gene encoding anther-specific protein LAT52-like isoform X1, which gives rise to MAKASVISLLSLFICIFSSLSFAYASASAPAPAPSSNQQMRFEVLGHVYCDTCRVEFETSISEPIPGATVRLECRNRTDEKITYQSPEITAGDKGNYKIQVTGDYEESDCDVMLVKSPRSDCNDPTEEWRKARVVLTTLDGVSGEIRFANNLGFKKKDALPECTKVLTEMGYFELQKELGSEAV